One genomic region from Spirosoma sp. KCTC 42546 encodes:
- the fusA gene encoding elongation factor G yields the protein MARDLNFTRNIGIAAHIDAGKTTTTERILYYAGVSHKIGEVHDGAATMDWMEQEQERGITITSAATTVDWTYREQKYHINIIDTPGHVDFTVEVNRSLRVLDGLVFLFSAVDGVEPQSETNWRLANNYNVARLGFVNKMDRSGADFLNVCKQVKEMLGSYAVPLQLPIGEEENFKGVVDLVNFRGIQWNEDDKGMTFREVPIPADMLDEATEWREKLLEAVAEFDDSLMEKYFEDPESISEDEILAALRKATISMKIVPMLCGSSFKNKGVQTMLDYVMALLPSPMDKESIKGTNPETGEEISRKPSSTEPFSALAFKIATDPYVGRLCFVRSYSGVLESGSYILNNRSGNKERISRIFQMHANKQNQIERLEAGDIGAVVGFKDIKTGDTLSDEKHPIVLESMVFPEPVIGYAIEPKKSADQDNFSKAIGKLIEEDPTLKVESNEETGQTIIRGMGELHLEIIIDRMRREFKVEVNQGAPQVAYKEKLTKNVEHREVYKKQTGGRGKFADIVFELGPRSEDETGVIQPGLEFVNGIVGGVIPREFIPAVQKGFDESLKNGPLAGFPLESMKVRLFHGSYHDVDSDSLSFEMAARLGFREAARQAGPKLLEPIMAVEVLTPEEYTGPITGDLNRRRGVMKGMDTKAGSQVIKADVPLSELFGYVTDLRTMSSGRATANLTFAHYEVVPQNISDTVVAKEKGGK from the coding sequence ATGGCTCGCGATTTAAATTTCACGAGAAACATCGGTATCGCTGCCCACATTGATGCGGGTAAGACGACCACAACCGAACGAATTCTCTATTACGCCGGGGTAAGCCACAAAATTGGTGAGGTACACGATGGTGCCGCAACGATGGACTGGATGGAACAGGAGCAAGAGCGGGGGATTACGATCACCTCGGCCGCTACGACTGTTGACTGGACCTACCGTGAACAAAAGTACCACATTAACATCATTGACACACCGGGGCACGTTGACTTCACCGTTGAAGTAAACCGTTCCTTACGTGTACTTGATGGGCTGGTGTTCCTGTTTAGTGCCGTTGACGGTGTTGAGCCTCAGTCGGAAACCAACTGGCGCTTAGCTAACAACTACAACGTAGCTCGTTTGGGCTTCGTGAATAAAATGGACCGCTCTGGTGCCGATTTCCTGAACGTGTGCAAGCAGGTGAAGGAAATGCTGGGTAGCTATGCGGTTCCTCTTCAGTTACCAATTGGTGAAGAAGAAAACTTCAAAGGTGTTGTTGACCTCGTTAACTTCCGCGGAATTCAGTGGAACGAAGACGATAAAGGGATGACCTTCCGTGAAGTTCCTATTCCGGCTGATATGCTGGATGAAGCAACCGAATGGCGTGAGAAACTTCTTGAAGCAGTTGCTGAATTCGACGATTCGCTGATGGAGAAGTATTTTGAAGATCCGGAATCTATTTCGGAAGACGAAATTCTGGCGGCTCTGCGTAAAGCAACCATCTCGATGAAAATCGTGCCGATGCTTTGCGGTTCGTCGTTCAAAAATAAGGGTGTGCAAACCATGCTCGACTATGTGATGGCGCTGTTGCCATCGCCAATGGACAAGGAAAGCATCAAAGGAACGAATCCAGAAACAGGTGAAGAGATTTCCCGGAAGCCTTCATCGACGGAACCATTTTCAGCACTTGCGTTCAAAATTGCTACTGATCCTTATGTAGGTCGTCTGTGCTTTGTTCGTTCGTATTCAGGTGTACTGGAGTCGGGTTCTTATATTCTGAACAACCGTTCGGGGAACAAAGAGCGTATTTCGCGGATTTTCCAAATGCACGCCAACAAGCAAAACCAGATTGAGCGTCTGGAAGCTGGTGACATCGGTGCCGTAGTTGGTTTTAAAGACATTAAAACCGGCGATACGCTGTCGGATGAGAAGCACCCAATCGTTCTGGAATCAATGGTATTCCCAGAGCCCGTTATTGGTTATGCAATCGAGCCTAAGAAATCAGCGGATCAGGATAACTTCTCGAAAGCAATTGGTAAACTGATTGAAGAAGATCCAACTCTTAAAGTTGAGTCGAACGAAGAAACTGGCCAGACCATTATCCGTGGTATGGGTGAGCTTCACCTCGAAATCATCATCGACCGGATGCGTCGTGAGTTCAAGGTAGAAGTAAACCAGGGTGCACCACAGGTAGCTTACAAAGAGAAGCTTACCAAAAATGTTGAACACCGCGAAGTTTATAAGAAACAAACGGGTGGTCGCGGTAAGTTTGCCGACATCGTATTTGAACTCGGACCTCGTTCCGAAGACGAAACTGGTGTTATCCAACCTGGTTTAGAGTTTGTTAATGGCATTGTTGGTGGTGTTATTCCTCGTGAATTTATTCCTGCCGTACAAAAAGGCTTTGACGAATCGCTGAAAAACGGTCCGTTGGCTGGCTTCCCACTCGAAAGCATGAAAGTCCGGTTGTTCCACGGTTCGTACCACGACGTTGACTCCGATTCGCTTTCGTTTGAAATGGCAGCTCGTTTAGGCTTCCGCGAAGCGGCTCGTCAGGCTGGTCCGAAACTGCTCGAACCAATCATGGCCGTTGAAGTATTGACTCCCGAAGAATACACAGGTCCAATCACAGGTGATTTGAACCGTCGTCGGGGTGTAATGAAAGGCATGGATACAAAAGCGGGATCACAAGTGATCAAGGCTGACGTTCCTCTTTCTGAACTGTTCGGTTACGTAACGGATCTGCGCACCATGTCGTCGGGTCGTGCTACGGCTAACCTGACGTTCGCACACTATGAGGTAGTACCCCAGAACATTTCAGATACGGTTGTAGCGAAAGAAAAAGGCGGAAAATAG
- a CDS encoding pirin family protein codes for MSTQRTIADIRTATPNSVGDGFIGLNAFHPQGSRPFNPFLLLDHHGPMQVKPSNKPKGVDQHPHRGFETVTIVYEGALEHRDSAGNHGKLFAGDVQWMTAASGIIHEEKHEKEFSRQGGQLDFVQLWVNLPAKDKMSLPNYQDISASKIPTSVLPGRGNLRVIAGELAGLQGPASTFSPIVVADLTLTAGQSETLTIPTDYALMIYVLGGSASLIGETINRGQLALMNNDGDAVTLSTSTDAKVLILAGEPIREPLAVYGPFVMNTREEILEAFEDFQNGKMGVLK; via the coding sequence ATGTCAACACAACGAACAATTGCTGATATACGCACAGCCACGCCAAACAGTGTTGGTGATGGCTTCATAGGATTAAATGCATTTCATCCACAGGGATCACGCCCGTTCAATCCTTTCTTACTTCTGGATCATCACGGTCCAATGCAGGTGAAGCCATCAAACAAACCCAAAGGTGTTGATCAACACCCACACCGGGGATTTGAAACGGTAACAATTGTATATGAAGGTGCCCTCGAACATCGCGATTCGGCTGGAAATCATGGCAAACTCTTTGCCGGTGATGTGCAATGGATGACGGCCGCATCGGGAATCATTCATGAAGAAAAACATGAGAAGGAGTTTTCCCGTCAGGGAGGTCAGTTGGATTTTGTACAATTGTGGGTCAATCTGCCTGCTAAAGACAAAATGAGTCTACCGAACTACCAGGATATTTCAGCATCGAAAATTCCAACATCCGTATTACCGGGCAGAGGAAACCTACGTGTCATTGCGGGTGAATTAGCGGGCTTACAAGGTCCCGCCAGTACGTTTAGCCCCATTGTTGTAGCGGATTTAACGCTTACCGCTGGGCAATCAGAAACACTCACTATTCCCACTGACTACGCATTGATGATCTACGTATTAGGTGGTTCTGCCAGTCTTATCGGAGAGACTATTAATCGTGGACAACTTGCGCTTATGAATAACGATGGCGATGCGGTTACGCTCTCAACGTCTACAGACGCCAAAGTGCTTATTTTGGCAGGCGAGCCAATCCGGGAGCCATTAGCGGTGTATGGCCCTTTTGTAATGAATACTCGTGAAGAAATTCTGGAAGCATTCGAAGACTTTCAGAATGGAAAAATGGGTGTCTTGAAGTAA
- a CDS encoding Fpg/Nei family DNA glycosylase: protein MPELPEVEIRRHYLETSSLHQPIAHIDVEDKKLLTTDYSTLLTTLVGRQFTGTRRVGKNLFVFTDTSDVIVHMHFGMTGDLEYYHSSIDRPRFARIVFEFNNGFNLGFLCPRKFERVGLVDDIDAFLRRKKIGPDGLTISLEELNERVHRKKALIKPVLLDQSIVAGLGNWIVDEVLFQACIHPEQRADTLTNRQMSQLHAAIHLVLKTAIRYEATYRDFPNNFLIHVREWDDSPYDDVEAHKFCPRCGTRIERSVVGGRTTFFCPKEQLIW, encoded by the coding sequence ATGCCAGAACTTCCTGAGGTCGAAATTAGACGACACTATCTCGAAACTTCATCTCTTCACCAGCCAATCGCTCACATTGACGTTGAGGATAAGAAGCTACTCACAACTGATTATAGTACGCTATTAACTACACTGGTTGGTCGGCAATTTACCGGTACACGTCGGGTTGGGAAGAACCTGTTCGTGTTTACTGATACCTCTGATGTTATCGTTCATATGCACTTTGGTATGACCGGTGATTTAGAATACTACCATTCATCGATTGATCGGCCTCGGTTTGCCCGAATCGTATTTGAGTTCAACAACGGGTTTAATCTTGGCTTTTTGTGCCCACGCAAGTTTGAGCGAGTTGGCTTGGTCGATGATATAGACGCCTTCTTACGCCGAAAAAAAATTGGTCCAGACGGGCTTACTATTTCCCTGGAGGAATTAAATGAACGTGTACACCGGAAGAAAGCTCTTATAAAGCCCGTCCTCCTTGATCAGAGCATTGTAGCCGGTCTTGGTAACTGGATTGTAGATGAAGTTTTATTCCAGGCTTGCATTCATCCCGAGCAACGAGCCGATACGCTTACGAATAGACAGATGAGTCAACTTCATGCAGCAATTCACCTTGTGCTCAAAACGGCAATTCGCTATGAAGCTACGTACCGGGATTTTCCAAACAATTTTCTAATCCATGTGCGAGAGTGGGATGATTCTCCTTACGATGATGTCGAAGCTCATAAATTCTGCCCTCGCTGTGGCACCCGCATCGAACGTTCGGTAGTGGGTGGACGTACCACCTTCTTCTGCCCCAAGGAACAACTAATTTGGTGA
- the mutL gene encoding DNA mismatch repair endonuclease MutL — protein MLNVIQLLPDSIANQIAAGEVVQRPASVVKELLENSVDAKAKSVQVIIREAGRNLIQIVDDGLGMTETDARMSFERHATSKIRSSDDLFRIRTMGFRGEALASIAAVAQVEMRTRRASDELGTLVRIEGSDIKAQEAISCLPGTNILIKNLFFNVPARRNFLKSNSVEMRHIIDEFQRVALANPEVGFSLFHNDQEIYNLPAGKLSRRIVDMFGKSYREQLNFCEEQTPYVTVHGYIGKPESAKKARNEQFFFVNNRFIKHNYLHHAVVGAYEGTLPEGSHPFYVLFIDIDPSHIDINIHPTKTEIKFDDERSVYAIMMAAVRKAVGVYNLSPSLDFDSDVNFLAGVRPDTSKSQSGGTAVLQPTSKVNGPGTSSARPITPSWASGAGQPALERTSLRTDALDKAAGSGFDVPKKPNTDRPSVNNWKTLYEGVAGTEIPETSLDPGETGGDWLGPSKQTTALQDQPSAESEPITMGSRANQLPVGLESSEQGVPMLVEDENIVQVQNRYLLAPIKSGILLIDQRRAYERILYDQFHTALTKQNGVSQQLLFPKTITLAPVDFQLALELREDLTHLGFEFDELGANTFVIRGVPTLTMGENEEELFANLLAQLRADTGRLKLDKIESMARSMARRSSMHHIARLSATECRALVNQLFASTNPSYTPTGEPVTVVLTLDKIAGLLR, from the coding sequence ATGTTAAACGTCATTCAGCTACTGCCCGACTCAATAGCCAACCAGATTGCGGCTGGTGAGGTCGTGCAGCGGCCAGCCTCGGTGGTAAAAGAGTTGCTTGAAAACTCGGTCGATGCAAAAGCCAAATCGGTTCAGGTTATTATCCGTGAAGCGGGCCGCAACCTGATTCAGATTGTGGACGATGGCCTTGGTATGACTGAAACCGATGCCCGCATGAGCTTTGAGCGTCATGCCACGTCTAAAATTCGGTCGTCCGATGATTTATTCCGCATTCGTACAATGGGTTTCCGGGGTGAAGCACTGGCTTCTATTGCCGCCGTGGCCCAGGTTGAGATGCGTACACGCCGGGCCAGTGATGAGTTGGGGACATTGGTGCGGATAGAAGGCTCAGATATTAAGGCGCAGGAAGCCATTTCATGTTTGCCAGGGACAAACATTCTCATTAAAAATTTATTTTTCAACGTACCCGCCCGACGTAATTTCCTGAAATCGAACTCGGTGGAGATGCGTCATATTATCGACGAGTTTCAGCGCGTAGCGCTGGCTAACCCTGAGGTGGGTTTTTCGCTGTTCCATAACGATCAGGAAATTTATAACCTGCCAGCCGGAAAGCTTAGTCGACGAATTGTTGACATGTTTGGCAAAAGTTACCGGGAACAGTTGAACTTCTGCGAGGAGCAAACTCCCTACGTAACAGTACACGGCTACATAGGAAAGCCAGAATCGGCGAAGAAAGCGCGGAATGAGCAATTCTTTTTTGTCAATAATCGCTTTATAAAGCATAACTATCTGCACCACGCCGTTGTGGGTGCTTATGAAGGCACGCTCCCCGAAGGCAGTCACCCTTTTTATGTGCTGTTTATAGACATCGACCCATCGCACATCGACATTAACATACACCCCACTAAAACGGAGATAAAGTTCGATGACGAACGATCGGTTTACGCCATCATGATGGCTGCCGTCCGGAAAGCGGTCGGGGTATATAATTTATCACCTTCGCTTGATTTCGACTCTGATGTTAATTTCCTGGCAGGAGTGCGGCCTGATACGTCGAAATCGCAATCTGGGGGTACAGCTGTTCTTCAGCCAACCTCTAAAGTAAATGGCCCAGGTACGAGTTCAGCGCGCCCAATCACACCTTCGTGGGCGTCTGGAGCAGGCCAGCCCGCACTAGAACGCACTTCATTACGAACTGATGCCTTAGACAAAGCTGCTGGTAGCGGCTTCGATGTTCCTAAAAAACCGAACACAGACCGGCCATCGGTCAATAACTGGAAAACCTTGTATGAAGGTGTAGCTGGGACAGAAATTCCTGAGACTTCACTGGATCCTGGTGAAACAGGGGGCGACTGGTTGGGACCCTCTAAACAAACCACGGCATTACAGGACCAGCCTTCAGCTGAGAGCGAGCCCATTACAATGGGTAGTCGGGCCAATCAGCTACCAGTTGGTTTAGAATCATCTGAACAGGGGGTTCCCATGCTGGTTGAAGATGAAAATATTGTACAGGTGCAAAATCGTTACCTTTTGGCACCTATCAAGTCTGGAATACTGCTGATTGATCAACGTCGAGCTTATGAACGAATTTTGTACGATCAGTTTCACACTGCCCTAACCAAGCAGAATGGCGTTTCGCAACAATTATTATTCCCTAAAACGATTACGCTGGCTCCGGTCGATTTTCAATTAGCGCTCGAACTTCGTGAGGATTTGACCCATCTCGGGTTTGAATTCGACGAACTGGGGGCGAACACATTTGTGATTCGGGGTGTTCCAACCTTGACAATGGGCGAAAATGAAGAAGAACTTTTCGCTAATTTGCTCGCTCAATTGCGGGCCGATACTGGCCGGTTGAAGCTTGACAAGATCGAGTCGATGGCACGTTCTATGGCACGCCGGTCATCTATGCATCATATAGCCCGCCTGAGTGCTACTGAGTGTCGAGCCTTAGTAAATCAATTGTTCGCATCAACGAACCCTAGCTACACGCCAACCGGCGAACCAGTGACAGTTGTGCTTACGTTAGATAAAATTGCAGGACTTTTGCGCTGA
- a CDS encoding LexA family transcriptional regulator produces MITTVTIQDRLKQVFDALGITIYQIAKELGENPSKFYNILNGRAKPSYDTIMSLLACYPQISADFLIRGITPVLNPPEGNAQLMLVSDDTIEVPFVPVKFYATFVESYSDTISPADTESFRVRKPLLKGHKNPVVLEISGSSMSPQLTHGAKVLAVPISENNWEYQSGGVYAVMYRDYFVVKRIRDNELLTRKYLTLHSDNPNGGNVTVPLQDIRGLWKIVAIVEAPVE; encoded by the coding sequence ATTATTACTACTGTGACTATCCAGGACCGACTAAAGCAGGTTTTCGACGCCCTAGGCATTACTATTTATCAGATAGCCAAAGAGTTAGGCGAAAACCCATCGAAATTTTATAATATTCTGAACGGTCGGGCAAAACCCTCCTACGACACAATAATGAGCTTGCTGGCCTGTTACCCACAGATCAGCGCTGATTTCCTGATTCGTGGCATTACACCTGTTCTAAATCCACCCGAAGGAAACGCTCAGTTAATGCTGGTCAGTGACGACACAATCGAAGTTCCGTTTGTGCCAGTTAAGTTTTATGCCACATTTGTTGAGAGCTACTCTGATACAATTAGCCCAGCAGACACCGAGTCTTTTCGGGTGCGCAAACCGTTACTAAAAGGCCATAAAAACCCGGTTGTGCTGGAAATTTCGGGCAGTAGTATGAGCCCGCAACTAACGCATGGCGCCAAAGTATTGGCGGTCCCCATCAGTGAAAACAACTGGGAATACCAGTCAGGGGGAGTGTATGCCGTGATGTACAGGGATTATTTTGTGGTCAAGCGCATCCGCGATAATGAGCTGTTAACTCGCAAGTACCTTACGCTGCATTCCGATAATCCAAATGGTGGTAATGTAACGGTACCTCTACAGGACATTCGGGGACTGTGGAAAATAGTAGCGATTGTAGAAGCCCCCGTTGAATAA
- the rpsJ gene encoding 30S ribosomal protein S10, which yields MSQKIRIKLKSFDHMLVDKSAEKIVKAVKSTGAIVSGPIPLPTNKEIYTVLRSPHVNKKAREQFQLCTYKRLVDIYSSSAKTVDALMKLELPSGVDVEIKV from the coding sequence ATGAGCCAAAAAATTCGCATTAAGCTGAAATCGTTCGACCACATGCTGGTTGACAAGTCGGCAGAAAAAATCGTGAAAGCGGTTAAATCGACGGGTGCTATCGTAAGCGGTCCCATCCCCCTGCCAACCAACAAAGAAATCTACACGGTTCTTCGTTCGCCCCACGTGAACAAGAAAGCGCGGGAACAGTTCCAACTTTGCACCTACAAGCGGCTTGTGGATATCTACAGCAGCAGTGCAAAAACGGTTGATGCCCTGATGAAACTCGAATTGCCGAGTGGTGTTGATGTAGAAATCAAAGTCTAA
- a CDS encoding ABC transporter ATP-binding protein — protein sequence MQNPYIALLRTAWTYARQEKRQYILVYFLFVMANVVAALRPLLFGWFIGKLQQQETAILQLVWLYAGGYMGLELLEWAFHGPARVMERRLAFNLSRNFLDELFHQTLHLPVGWHKDHHSGATINRIRKAYDALKTFFQDGFIYLQALSKFVFSFGAMLYFSPAFGLVGVALGALTIWVILRFDRPFIKALDETNEREHIVSSTLFDSLSNISTVITLRLEERIQQALASKVALVFPPFMRQVKINEWKWFVASLLVALIYITLASGYIYQHYVPGQVFLIGGLVTLLGYVNQFTSVFHDVAWQYTQIVQFNTDVQTARGIGEAYARHERPEHETLPVNWRIIDIAGLNFSHGRVGSSTQKVPNLIDLQIQLARGKRVAFIGESGSGKSTLLTLLRGLYLPESGLSVCVDGQPIPDLNAVANTVTLFPQEPEIFENTIAYNITLGLPFGEEEVNDVCRVAHFTDVVKQLPNGLDTNIQEKGVNLSGGQRQRLALARGVLAARSSDIVLLDEPTSSVDPKTELAIYRGLLREFADKAIVSTLHRLHLLPLFDYIYIMQDGRIVDEGSFTDLRQRSPIFQEMWAHQKEVMEQDGV from the coding sequence ATGCAAAATCCATACATAGCCTTACTCCGAACAGCCTGGACGTATGCCCGACAGGAAAAACGGCAATATATACTAGTCTATTTTCTGTTTGTCATGGCCAATGTGGTAGCGGCCTTGCGTCCTTTGCTATTTGGCTGGTTCATAGGCAAACTTCAGCAGCAGGAAACGGCTATTCTACAACTGGTCTGGTTGTATGCGGGGGGTTATATGGGATTAGAGTTGCTGGAGTGGGCGTTTCATGGGCCAGCACGGGTTATGGAACGGCGATTGGCGTTTAATTTGAGCCGTAATTTTCTGGATGAGTTGTTTCATCAGACCTTGCATCTACCGGTTGGCTGGCATAAAGATCACCATAGCGGGGCTACCATCAATCGAATCCGAAAAGCGTATGATGCACTCAAAACATTTTTTCAGGATGGCTTCATTTACCTTCAGGCCCTATCAAAATTTGTGTTTTCGTTCGGTGCTATGCTCTATTTTTCCCCTGCTTTTGGGCTGGTAGGGGTGGCGTTGGGCGCCCTAACAATTTGGGTAATTCTTCGTTTCGACAGGCCATTTATTAAAGCGCTGGACGAAACTAACGAGCGGGAGCATATTGTTTCGTCAACCCTGTTCGACAGCCTGTCCAATATTAGTACTGTGATCACGCTACGGTTGGAGGAGCGAATTCAACAGGCATTGGCTAGTAAAGTTGCGCTTGTTTTTCCACCGTTTATGCGGCAGGTGAAGATTAACGAATGGAAATGGTTCGTTGCTTCGCTGCTGGTTGCCTTAATTTATATTACGCTAGCTTCAGGTTATATCTATCAGCATTATGTTCCGGGGCAGGTATTTCTGATTGGCGGCCTGGTAACCTTATTGGGTTATGTCAATCAGTTTACGAGTGTGTTTCATGATGTTGCCTGGCAATACACGCAGATTGTTCAGTTCAACACCGACGTTCAGACCGCACGTGGTATTGGTGAAGCCTATGCCCGTCATGAGCGTCCAGAACATGAAACCTTGCCTGTAAACTGGCGTATTATCGATATTGCTGGTCTCAACTTTTCCCATGGACGTGTGGGCAGCTCTACACAAAAAGTACCCAATTTGATTGATCTGCAGATTCAGTTGGCCCGAGGTAAGCGAGTGGCCTTTATTGGTGAAAGCGGCTCCGGTAAAAGTACGTTACTAACATTGTTACGTGGTTTGTATTTACCCGAGTCGGGGTTATCGGTGTGCGTAGATGGACAACCTATTCCCGATCTGAATGCGGTTGCCAATACGGTAACCCTGTTTCCGCAGGAGCCGGAAATTTTTGAGAATACAATTGCGTATAACATCACCCTCGGTCTACCGTTTGGTGAGGAGGAAGTCAATGATGTGTGCCGGGTTGCTCACTTTACAGACGTTGTAAAGCAACTTCCGAACGGTCTGGATACGAATATTCAGGAAAAAGGCGTGAATTTGTCCGGCGGACAACGGCAACGATTGGCATTAGCAAGGGGTGTATTGGCGGCCCGGTCAAGCGATATTGTTCTCTTGGATGAGCCAACTAGCAGTGTAGATCCAAAAACTGAGCTGGCAATTTACCGGGGCCTCCTACGTGAGTTTGCTGATAAAGCCATTGTGTCCACCCTCCACAGGCTTCACCTGCTACCCCTATTCGACTATATTTATATTATGCAGGATGGCAGAATCGTCGATGAGGGAAGTTTCACCGACCTCCGTCAGCGTAGCCCAATTTTCCAGGAAATGTGGGCGCACCAAAAAGAGGTGATGGAGCAGGATGGAGTTTAA
- a CDS encoding DNA polymerase IV: protein MNRNRLSSHTNPTMLFVDMNSFFASCEQQDNYWLRGRPVGVCVYTGRHGCVIAPSVEAKLQGVKTGMRLDQAIMLCPDLVPVETHPNRYREYHVKIVEVLRTFSDDVVPKSIDEAVVDLTNYQLVYKDMRQVALAIKQAIKGKVGDWLRCSIGIAPNVFLAKLASDIQKPDGLTVITPETIDEVLRSLTLTDLPGIGHRMAARLQAGGVHTPLDLRYASPDHLRAVCKSIVGWHWHLRLNFGGEVDLSTNDELKSMSAMRTISTEQRQTTERLDELLQSLCLTLERRMVRKGIFCQDMSFSCRYHTGKTYNYEVHFPDPKQDGPELYRIIRERLEKFQVAHTCEPVLNEHLRSMSVVVFRFIPADMVPFSLFSNDIQKNKLRKTLYDLKTKFGADKLVRATELRDNPIYRDVIGFGNIKDL, encoded by the coding sequence ATGAACCGGAATCGACTTAGTTCGCATACAAACCCAACGATGTTATTCGTGGATATGAACAGTTTCTTTGCATCTTGCGAACAACAGGATAATTATTGGCTGCGTGGCCGGCCAGTTGGCGTATGTGTTTATACGGGACGTCATGGCTGCGTGATTGCCCCTTCCGTAGAAGCCAAATTGCAGGGAGTAAAAACGGGGATGCGTTTAGATCAGGCCATTATGCTATGCCCAGACCTTGTTCCGGTTGAAACCCACCCTAATCGGTATCGGGAATACCACGTCAAGATTGTTGAGGTACTTCGAACATTTTCGGATGATGTGGTGCCTAAAAGTATTGACGAAGCAGTAGTGGATTTAACGAACTACCAACTCGTGTATAAAGATATGCGGCAGGTGGCGTTGGCTATTAAACAGGCTATTAAAGGGAAGGTTGGGGATTGGCTGCGCTGCTCGATAGGTATTGCTCCTAATGTATTCCTGGCCAAATTAGCCTCTGACATACAAAAGCCTGATGGCCTAACCGTAATCACCCCCGAAACGATCGACGAAGTTCTACGTTCATTAACCCTCACCGATTTGCCCGGAATTGGCCATCGGATGGCCGCCCGCTTGCAGGCAGGGGGTGTTCATACGCCACTGGATTTGCGCTATGCCTCGCCTGATCATTTACGGGCGGTCTGTAAAAGTATTGTTGGCTGGCATTGGCATCTGCGACTTAATTTCGGCGGAGAAGTTGATTTGTCGACGAATGATGAATTAAAAAGTATGTCGGCCATGCGAACAATTTCTACTGAGCAACGACAAACGACCGAACGTCTGGATGAACTACTGCAATCGCTTTGCTTGACACTGGAACGGCGGATGGTCCGAAAGGGTATTTTTTGTCAGGATATGTCATTCTCCTGCCGATATCATACCGGCAAAACCTACAACTATGAAGTGCATTTTCCCGATCCTAAGCAGGATGGCCCTGAACTGTATCGAATAATCCGGGAACGATTGGAGAAATTTCAGGTAGCCCATACATGTGAACCAGTTCTGAACGAACACCTACGAAGTATGTCTGTAGTTGTTTTTCGATTCATTCCTGCCGATATGGTTCCGTTTAGTTTATTCAGTAACGATATACAGAAAAATAAGCTCCGAAAAACTCTTTACGATCTAAAAACAAAGTTTGGTGCCGACAAACTGGTTCGGGCAACAGAACTGCGCGACAACCCGATCTACAGGGATGTTATTGGTTTTGGGAATATCAAGGATTTATAA
- a CDS encoding type II toxin-antitoxin system RelE/ParE family toxin, translating to MNYEVILSAQFKRIFKRLSKKYKSLNIELEKLIDSLEVSPTQGTSLGQNCYKIRLAVRSKSTGKSGGARVITYVVTADEQVILLTIYDKKVKANLKSGELDQLLNDL from the coding sequence ATGAACTACGAAGTAATATTATCTGCACAGTTCAAACGAATCTTTAAGCGACTCTCTAAAAAATACAAATCTCTAAATATTGAACTTGAAAAGCTGATCGATTCACTTGAGGTAAGCCCAACACAAGGCACCTCTCTCGGTCAGAACTGTTATAAAATCCGGCTTGCTGTTCGTAGCAAAAGTACAGGAAAAAGTGGTGGGGCAAGGGTCATTACATACGTTGTTACCGCAGATGAACAAGTCATTTTGCTGACTATCTACGACAAGAAAGTCAAGGCGAATCTGAAATCGGGCGAATTAGACCAGTTGCTCAACGATCTTTGA